TACGTCCGGCGATCACGGCGACGCGGTCGACGCAGGGGACATCGAGCCGAGCGAGGTTGCCCAGCATGTCGTATTCGCGTTGGGCCATCTCGGCCGTGGTCTCCTTCACCGCGATCACGCGGCCGGAGAGGTCGGCGAAGCGCACGAGATGGCGGGAAAGACCCTTCGGGAGCGACACGATGTACTCCGAGGGCCACTTCGCGAGCGTGGTGGACCAGGGGAGGGCCAGGAGACCCGGATCGATCTTGCTCGCGGTGATCCGCAGTGAATCGTGCATGGTGCTCCCTGAACGCGGGGTGACGACGGAGACAGAAAGAGACGCGGCGCAGGCGACCGAAGTCAGCCTGCGCCGCGTCTGTGGATCCGATCAGACGGAGACGACCGGCTTGTCGTTCAGGCGGTCGCCGGACTCGATGTCGAACGCGTGCACGTGGCCCGGGTTCGCCGCGAGCGTGACCGTCTCGCCGGCGTTCGGGTGGTTGCGGCCGTCGACACGGGCGACGATGTCGCTGCGCTTGCCGTTGATCTCGGTGTGGCCGTAGAGGTAGCCGTCGGCGCCGAGCTCTTCGACCAGGTCGACGACGACGGGAAGACCCTTGCCGTCGGCCGGTCCGACCGTGATGTCCTCGGGACGCACACCGACCGTGACCTGGCTGCCGTTGGCTCGGCCGACCGTGTCGCGGTCGAGCGGGACGATCTCCGACCCGAAGCGGATGCCGCCGTCGGCGAGGTCGGCAGCGAACAGGTTCATCGCGGGCGAACCGATGAAGCCGGCCACGAAGACGTTGTTCGGCTTCTCGTACAGGTCGCGCGGGGAGCCCACCTGCTGCAGGAGGCCGTCCTTGAGGACCGCGATGCGGTCGCCCATGGTCAGAGCCTCGGTCTGGTCGTGGGTGACGTAGACCGTGGTGACACCGAGACGGCGCTGCAGCGAGGCGATCTGCGTACGCGTCTGCACGCGGAGCTTGGCGTCGAGGTTCGACAGCGGCTCGTCCATGAGGAACACCTGGGGCTGACGCACGATGGCGCGTCCCATGGCGACACGCTGACGCTGACCACCCGAGAGGGCCTTCGGCTTGCGGGTCAGGTAGGGCTCGAGGTCGAGCAGCTTGGCGGCTTCGAGCACGCGGGCCGCACGCTCTTCCTTGCCGACGCCCGCGATCTTCAGGGCGAAGCCCATGTTCTCGGCGACCGTCATGTGCGGGTACAGCGCGTAGTTCTGGAAGACCATCGCGATGTCGCGGTCCTTCGGCGGGACGTCGGTCACGTCGCGGTCGCCGATGAGGATGCGGCCGGCGTTGACCTCTTCGAGGCCGGCCAGCATGCGGAGGGAGGTCGACTTACCGCACCCGGAAGGACCGACGAGGACGAGGAATTCGCCGTCACCGACCTCGAGGTTCAGCTTGTCGACAGCGGGACGGGTTCCGCCGGGGTACAGGCGGGTGGCCTCGTCGAAAGTCACAGATGCCATCGTTGTTTCTCCTTCACCGGCAGGTACGTGCCGGACGATCCGTAGTGATGAAGCGGCGGAGTGAACCCGCCGTGACCCGACTCTGGGTCGGAATCAGTATGGCACGAACCGGGGTACCTGGGTATTTCTCAGCCTGAATCGCTAGCATCGAACTCGGCCGCGCGCTGCGGCGATCGTCGCCGAGCGGCGGTCGGGGCCAACCCGGACCCCCCTGGAGACTTACAAGAGGAACGATGTCGAGCGACGAAACGCCGAACGTCCCCACGCCACGCAATTCCCGCGAGGTCGTGCGGGAGAAGGCTCAGAGAGTGCACGCCCAGCAGTCGCGGGCGCGCCTCATGCGACGGATCATCATCGGCGCCGTGGCGCTGGTCGCGGTGGGCGCGATCGGCACGGCGGTGACACTGGCGGTGTCATCGCAGGTGTCCAAGCCGCGGCTCACGCCGACCGGCATGGAATCGGACGGCGTCGTCGTCACCGACGTCGAAGCCTTCGCCGGATCCGCTGCAGTACCCACGACCCCCACGCCCGAGCCGAGCGACGCGGGCGCTTCCGAATCTCCGACGCCGGAGCCGACGGCGTCCGAGAAGGTCGACATCCACGTCTACGTCGACTACCTGTCGCCCGACGCCGGAATGTTCGAGCGTGCCAACGCCCGCCAGCTCGCCGGATGGATCAAGGAAGGCGCGGTCACGGTCAGCTACCACCCGGTGGCCCTGCTCACCGCGAGCTCGAACGGCACCAAGTTCTCGCTGCGTTCGGCTGCGGCTGCGGCGTGCGTCGCCACGCATTCGCCCGAGCAGTTCTACGCGTTCAACCACGAGCTGCTCGACGATCAGCCCGAGGTCGGCAGCGATGGTCTCTCCGACGAAGACCTCGCGAATCTCGCTCTCGCGGTCGGCGTCGGCAACGGCAAGGCCGTCCGCTCGTGCATCGAGGACGGCGACTTCGTCAGCTGGGCCAAGGAAGCCACGACCCGGGCGCTGGACGGCCCGCTCGCCGGTTCCGATGACCTGGTGCTGACCGCGACCCCGATGATCGTGGCGAACGGCGAGGCCTACGTCGGCGCCATGGACGATCCCGCCGAGTTCTCGCAGTTCGTCCTCAGCGTCGCCAGCGACGCGTCGCGCGAAACGCCGACCCCGACACCGACCTCCACACCCGCCCCCTGATTCGGAGGGGGTCGATGCCATCGCTAAGCTGATGGCATCCGCCGACTTGGCGCAATTGGTAGCGCACCGTACTTGTAATACGGGGGTTACGGGTTCGAGTCCCGTAGTCGGCTCACGACACGCAGTGAAAAGCCCTGATGGGATGCCTCTCGTCGGCACGACGAGGTCTTGTCGCCGAGGGGGCGATGCGCTACTTTGAGCGCCATCCAGTGCGCGGTGCTCGGATCGATCCGACCTTCGTCTCTGGCGGGAGTTCGGAGAAGTCGATGGTTGCTGGATCCGAAGGAGTTCGGCCGATTCGTTCGGCACCGTTGCCGCCTGCGAGGGTGCTGCCCTTTCCGCCGCCGCCATCGGGAAGCGTCGCGGGGCGCATCATGCAGGAATCGACGTATTCCCCGAAGCCTGTCGAGTCGCATCTTCCCTCGGATGCGCCGAACATCCTGATCGTTCTGATCGATGATGCAGGCCCCGCATTGCCGACCTCGCTCGGCGGCGAGGTGAGCACGCCGACATTCGACCGGCTGCGTGACGAGGGAGTCGGCTACAACAGGTTCCACACGACGGCGATGTGCTCGCCCACGAGAGCGGCGTTGTTGACAGGGCGAAACCACCATCGGGTGGGGAACGGCCAGATCGCCGAGCTGGCGAACGACTGGGACGGCTACTCCGGCCACATTCCGAAGAGCACGGCGACCGTCGCGGAGGTGCTTCGCAACTACGGCTACTCCACCGCGGCGTGGGGGAAATGGCACAACACTCCCGCGGAGGAGACCACCGCTGCCGGTCCTTTCGACAGGTGGCCCACCGGATACGGGTTCGAGTACTTCTACGGCTTCCTCGCGGGGGAGGCGTCGCAGTATGAACCGAACTTGGTGCGCAACACGACGGTCGTGCTGCCGCCGAAGACGCCGGAGGAGGGCTATCACCTGAGCGAGGACATCGCCGATGATGCCATCGGCTGGCTCCGCGCGCACAAGGCGCTCGCGCCCGAGAAGCCGTTCCTGATGTATTGGGCGAGCGGAGCGATCCACGGTCCCCATCACGTCACCAAGGACTGGGCCGACAAGTACAAGGGCAAGTTCGACGACGGGTGGGATGCGTACCGTGAGCGCGTCCATGAACGGGCCAAGAGCGCAGGGTGGATCCCCGCCGATGCCGAGCTCACTCCCCGCCATCCCGAAATGGCCGCATGGGATGACATTCCCGATGACGAGAAGCCATTCCAACGTCGTCTGATGGAGGTCGCGGCCGGTTTCGCCGAGCACGTCGACGTGCAGGCGGGCAGGGTCATCGACGAGGTGGAACGACTCGGCTACGGAGAG
Above is a window of Microbacterium aurugineum DNA encoding:
- a CDS encoding DsbA family protein → MSSDETPNVPTPRNSREVVREKAQRVHAQQSRARLMRRIIIGAVALVAVGAIGTAVTLAVSSQVSKPRLTPTGMESDGVVVTDVEAFAGSAAVPTTPTPEPSDAGASESPTPEPTASEKVDIHVYVDYLSPDAGMFERANARQLAGWIKEGAVTVSYHPVALLTASSNGTKFSLRSAAAAACVATHSPEQFYAFNHELLDDQPEVGSDGLSDEDLANLALAVGVGNGKAVRSCIEDGDFVSWAKEATTRALDGPLAGSDDLVLTATPMIVANGEAYVGAMDDPAEFSQFVLSVASDASRETPTPTPTSTPAP
- a CDS encoding ABC transporter ATP-binding protein; this encodes MASVTFDEATRLYPGGTRPAVDKLNLEVGDGEFLVLVGPSGCGKSTSLRMLAGLEEVNAGRILIGDRDVTDVPPKDRDIAMVFQNYALYPHMTVAENMGFALKIAGVGKEERAARVLEAAKLLDLEPYLTRKPKALSGGQRQRVAMGRAIVRQPQVFLMDEPLSNLDAKLRVQTRTQIASLQRRLGVTTVYVTHDQTEALTMGDRIAVLKDGLLQQVGSPRDLYEKPNNVFVAGFIGSPAMNLFAADLADGGIRFGSEIVPLDRDTVGRANGSQVTVGVRPEDITVGPADGKGLPVVVDLVEELGADGYLYGHTEINGKRSDIVARVDGRNHPNAGETVTLAANPGHVHAFDIESGDRLNDKPVVSV